From a single Mycolicibacterium mengxianglii genomic region:
- a CDS encoding AAA family ATPase has translation MRLHRLVLTNYRGISHREIEFPEHGVTVVSGANEAGKSSMIEALDLLLESKDRSTKKDVKQVKPTHADAGSEVTAEISTGAYRFIYRKRFHKKCETELTVLSPRREQLTGDEAHERVRAILDQTVDTGLWQAQRVMQSFSTAAVEVAGCDALSRALDVAAGDAAGMSGTEPLLVEKIDAEYGRYFTATGKPTGEWAAATKALQAAEEAVAQCAQALAEVDEKTRLHARLTAELAEVTAQLAPAAERCAAAEKAAARIAELRDQLRTAEVELAAARATEVATSSSQRERLRLRADLDARTAAVTAAAAAAAEAAEAEAVGREMVATAERAAAAAAAELDGAQERADSARRTVTQLADRDEADKLAARLTRIDGVTREHAQVCTQLASITLTEKGFRAIERAAAAVDVVRGQVELIAPHVEVTAESAVELTIGERVVVLEAGQSYRFGAPEITTLRLPGTISARIEPGATAAEAHTKLLAAQQHLESQLSQGGVVDVEQAHAVDGKRRELGARRDQLAATLEGLRGDDDVARLRDRLAELRANVPVEAGLWDLALDVTAARAELTAAEAHLTRSRAHCVTQQKLAAAAVGELGQRVTRTHVCQEKAAAARTELVAAQDRLTAQRTAVSDDEVAVQARAAADVAAEVAQRVTAMSARLAEAGPEAVATELASARAAAEELRHNHTQLTGALRDVNVELMVFGTEGRSGKLDAAQIRREHAASTYARVQSRARAADMLRSVMSRHRDTTRQRYVDPFRTEIERLGRVVFGPTFEVDIDTDLQIRNRTLDGRTVPYESLSGGAKEQLGIVARLAVAALVDTQDSVPVMIDDALGFTDPVRLTKMCEVLDVAGTNGQVIVLTCMPDRYRGVECAHHIEVTA, from the coding sequence GTGAGGCTGCACCGGTTGGTCCTGACGAACTATCGCGGTATCTCGCACCGCGAGATCGAGTTTCCCGAGCACGGCGTCACCGTGGTCTCCGGCGCCAATGAGGCGGGCAAGTCGTCGATGATCGAGGCGCTGGACCTGCTGCTGGAGTCCAAGGACCGCTCGACCAAGAAGGATGTCAAACAGGTCAAGCCGACGCACGCCGACGCCGGTTCCGAGGTCACTGCCGAGATCAGCACCGGTGCATACCGTTTCATCTATCGCAAGCGCTTCCACAAGAAATGCGAGACGGAGCTGACGGTGCTTTCGCCGCGCCGTGAGCAGCTCACCGGCGATGAGGCACACGAACGGGTGCGTGCCATCCTCGACCAGACCGTCGACACCGGGCTGTGGCAGGCGCAGCGGGTCATGCAGTCATTCTCGACGGCTGCAGTGGAGGTCGCCGGTTGTGACGCGCTCTCCCGGGCACTCGACGTGGCCGCCGGCGACGCGGCCGGCATGTCGGGCACCGAGCCGCTGCTCGTCGAGAAGATCGACGCCGAGTACGGGCGCTACTTCACCGCGACCGGCAAGCCGACCGGTGAGTGGGCTGCGGCCACCAAAGCACTGCAGGCCGCCGAGGAAGCCGTGGCGCAATGCGCGCAGGCGCTCGCCGAGGTCGACGAGAAGACCCGACTGCACGCCAGACTGACGGCCGAACTCGCCGAGGTCACCGCCCAGTTGGCGCCGGCCGCGGAGCGCTGCGCTGCGGCCGAGAAGGCTGCGGCCCGCATCGCAGAACTACGCGACCAGTTGCGCACAGCCGAGGTGGAGCTCGCGGCGGCCAGGGCCACCGAGGTCGCCACTTCCTCGTCGCAGCGCGAAAGGTTGCGGCTGCGCGCTGATCTCGATGCCCGGACCGCCGCGGTCACCGCTGCGGCTGCAGCCGCAGCAGAGGCGGCCGAAGCCGAGGCTGTCGGCCGGGAGATGGTGGCCACGGCTGAGCGGGCCGCCGCCGCCGCAGCTGCCGAACTCGACGGCGCCCAGGAACGTGCCGACTCCGCCCGGCGCACCGTCACCCAGTTGGCCGACCGCGACGAGGCCGACAAACTTGCCGCCAGGCTGACCAGGATTGACGGCGTCACCCGCGAGCACGCCCAGGTGTGTACCCAGCTCGCCTCGATCACCTTGACCGAGAAGGGTTTCCGCGCGATCGAGCGTGCGGCGGCTGCGGTTGATGTGGTGCGCGGGCAGGTGGAGCTGATCGCCCCGCACGTCGAGGTCACCGCAGAATCCGCGGTGGAGCTGACGATCGGGGAGCGCGTCGTCGTGCTCGAGGCCGGCCAGTCCTACCGCTTCGGTGCGCCGGAGATCACTACGCTGCGGCTGCCCGGAACCATCAGCGCCCGGATCGAACCGGGTGCGACCGCCGCCGAGGCGCACACCAAACTGCTCGCAGCCCAACAGCATTTGGAGTCACAGCTGTCCCAGGGGGGTGTCGTCGACGTCGAGCAGGCGCACGCTGTGGACGGTAAGCGCCGTGAACTCGGTGCCCGCCGGGACCAGCTGGCCGCCACTTTGGAAGGCTTACGCGGCGACGACGATGTGGCGAGGTTGCGGGACAGGTTGGCCGAACTGCGGGCCAACGTCCCCGTCGAAGCGGGCCTGTGGGACCTTGCGCTCGACGTCACCGCGGCGCGGGCTGAGCTCACCGCCGCCGAAGCCCACCTCACCCGGTCCAGGGCGCACTGCGTCACCCAGCAGAAGCTCGCCGCGGCGGCCGTCGGGGAACTCGGACAGCGGGTCACCCGTACCCACGTCTGCCAGGAGAAAGCCGCGGCGGCGCGCACGGAACTCGTCGCCGCCCAGGACCGGTTGACCGCACAACGAACCGCGGTGTCCGACGACGAGGTGGCAGTGCAGGCCCGCGCCGCCGCCGACGTCGCCGCCGAGGTGGCGCAGCGGGTGACAGCCATGTCGGCGCGACTGGCCGAGGCCGGGCCCGAGGCGGTCGCCACCGAACTCGCCTCAGCCCGCGCGGCAGCGGAGGAGTTGCGCCACAATCACACTCAGCTCACCGGCGCGTTGCGCGATGTCAATGTCGAGCTGATGGTGTTCGGCACCGAAGGGCGCAGCGGCAAGCTGGATGCCGCACAGATTCGGCGTGAGCACGCGGCGTCGACCTATGCCCGAGTTCAGAGCAGGGCGCGGGCGGCCGACATGCTGCGCTCGGTGATGTCCCGCCACCGCGACACCACCCGGCAGCGCTACGTCGACCCGTTCCGGACCGAGATCGAACGCCTCGGTCGGGTGGTGTTCGGACCCACCTTTGAAGTCGACATCGACACTGACCTGCAGATCCGCAACCGCACTCTCGACGGCCGGACGGTGCCGTATGAATCGCTCTCCGGTGGTGCCAAAGAACAGCTGGGCATCGTGGCAAGGCTGGCGGTGGCCGCGCTCGTCGACACGCAGGATTCCGTGCCGGTGATGATCGATGACGCCCTGGGTTTCACCGATCCGGTGCGGCTGACCAAGATGTGCGAGGTGCTCGATGTGGCGGGCACCAACGGCCAGGTGATCGTGCTGACCTGTATGCCCGACCGGTATCGGGGCGTGGAATGCGCCCACCACATCGAGGTCACCGCCTGA
- a CDS encoding metallophosphoesterase family protein, whose protein sequence is MRFVHTADWQLGMTRHFLEGEAQPRYSAARRDAVAGLGALVADTGAEFVVVAGDVFEDNHLDPRVISQSLEAMRAIAVPVYLLPGNHDPLDASSVYTSALFSQECPANVTVLDRVGVHQVRPGLEIVAAPWRSKKPTHDLVAEALAGVPADGTVRVMVAHGGVDILDPDPDRHGAIRLAALEAALRDDVVHYVALGDKHSRMRVGGTGRIWYSGSPEVTNYDDIEPDPGHVLVVDIDEAAVRVTPHQVGTWRFLSLRRPVDDSRDIADLDLNLDLLPDKDRTVVRLALTGTLTVTERAALDACLDKYSRLFAWVGVWDKQTDIAVVPTDAEFTDLGFGGFAASAVDELVATARGAEAQAEDAQAALALLLRLAAPMGGAA, encoded by the coding sequence ATGCGTTTCGTACACACCGCCGACTGGCAACTCGGCATGACCCGGCACTTTCTGGAAGGTGAGGCCCAGCCTCGGTACTCTGCGGCGCGTCGTGACGCGGTGGCGGGGCTGGGTGCGCTGGTAGCCGATACGGGCGCCGAGTTCGTGGTCGTGGCCGGTGATGTGTTCGAGGACAACCACCTTGATCCCCGGGTCATCAGCCAGTCGCTGGAAGCCATGCGGGCCATTGCGGTTCCGGTGTATCTGCTGCCCGGCAACCATGATCCGCTCGACGCGTCCTCGGTCTACACCAGCGCGCTGTTCAGCCAGGAATGCCCGGCCAACGTCACGGTGCTCGACCGCGTCGGCGTGCACCAGGTGCGTCCCGGTCTCGAGATCGTCGCCGCGCCTTGGCGATCCAAGAAGCCCACCCATGATCTGGTGGCCGAGGCACTGGCCGGCGTTCCGGCCGACGGCACCGTCCGGGTGATGGTGGCCCACGGTGGGGTCGACATCCTGGATCCGGACCCGGACCGCCATGGCGCAATCCGGCTCGCGGCGCTGGAGGCTGCGCTACGCGACGATGTGGTGCACTATGTGGCGTTGGGCGACAAGCACTCTCGGATGCGGGTGGGTGGCACGGGTCGGATCTGGTACTCGGGGTCACCTGAGGTCACCAATTACGACGACATCGAACCCGATCCTGGGCACGTCCTGGTGGTCGACATCGATGAGGCAGCGGTCAGGGTCACGCCGCACCAGGTGGGCACCTGGCGATTCCTGAGCCTTCGTCGCCCGGTCGATGACAGCCGTGACATCGCCGACCTGGACCTCAACCTGGATCTGCTTCCGGACAAGGACCGCACTGTCGTGCGGCTGGCGTTGACGGGCACGCTGACGGTCACCGAGCGTGCTGCTCTCGATGCCTGCCTGGACAAGTATTCGCGGCTGTTTGCGTGGGTCGGCGTGTGGGACAAGCAGACCGACATTGCGGTGGTGCCCACCGACGCCGAATTCACCGACCTCGGCTTCGGTGGCTTCGCCGCTTCCGCGGTCGACGAGCTGGTCGCCACGGCTCGTGGCGCCGAGGCTCAGGCCGAGGACGCGCAAGCCGCACTGGCGCTGCTGCTGCGGCTCGCCGCACCGATGGGAGGGGCGGCGTGA
- a CDS encoding WS/DGAT/MGAT family O-acyltransferase, with amino-acid sequence MKRLNGMDAMLLYSEAPNLHTHTLKVAVVDTTEFPQPFTFEVFRSVVGRRLHLLEPLRYRLVDIPFKLHHPMWLPDCTVDLDYHLRQVRVPEPGGRRELDQVIGDVASSPLDRSRPLWELYFAEGLAGSRIAVIGKVHHVLADGVASANLLARGMDLSGGLTDERDAPAAVTPPSSAELVRSAAQDHLAQLAELPSLVKDAVGGFRDVRRRSRQRGPVPDMAKPFAAPPTFLNHVVSPTRTFASAPLALAQVKETAKKLESTINDVILATAAGALRSLLLRYDGHADEPIVASVPVSTDRSPERISGNMISGLMVSLPVHLTDPLERLKVTARSASIAKEDHELIGPDLYSRFMSYLPTALAPSIFRWQAARADHNRLMNVPVSNVPGPRERGRLGGAVVTEIYSTGVLSSGVGINITVWSYVDQVNIAVLSDDRTFCDTHEATDAMVDAFAELRAAAGFTDPLTVPPSALPRAFAPTGVPPSPVNPE; translated from the coding sequence GTGAAGCGCCTCAACGGCATGGATGCGATGCTGCTCTACAGCGAGGCACCGAACCTGCACACCCACACCCTCAAGGTGGCCGTGGTCGACACCACAGAGTTTCCTCAGCCGTTCACGTTCGAGGTGTTCCGGTCCGTGGTGGGTCGCAGACTGCATTTGCTGGAGCCGCTGCGGTACCGCCTGGTCGACATCCCGTTCAAATTGCACCACCCGATGTGGCTGCCGGACTGCACCGTGGATCTCGACTACCACCTGCGACAGGTCCGCGTACCGGAGCCCGGCGGCCGCCGCGAACTCGACCAGGTGATCGGCGACGTCGCCAGTTCACCCCTGGACCGTAGCCGCCCGCTCTGGGAGCTGTATTTCGCCGAAGGCCTGGCGGGGAGCCGGATCGCCGTGATCGGGAAGGTGCACCACGTGCTGGCCGACGGAGTGGCGTCGGCGAACCTGCTCGCGCGGGGAATGGATCTGTCCGGCGGGCTCACCGACGAGCGCGACGCGCCGGCGGCGGTGACGCCGCCGTCGTCGGCTGAGCTGGTCCGATCGGCTGCCCAGGACCACCTGGCGCAGCTCGCCGAACTGCCGAGCCTGGTCAAAGATGCCGTCGGCGGTTTCCGCGACGTCCGCCGACGGTCCCGGCAGCGCGGCCCCGTGCCTGATATGGCCAAACCGTTCGCCGCGCCACCGACGTTCCTCAATCACGTGGTCTCCCCCACGCGAACATTCGCCAGCGCTCCGCTGGCGTTGGCCCAGGTCAAAGAGACCGCCAAGAAGCTCGAGAGCACCATCAACGACGTCATCCTGGCGACGGCCGCCGGGGCGCTGCGCTCCCTGCTGCTGCGCTACGACGGCCACGCCGACGAGCCGATCGTCGCCTCGGTGCCGGTGAGCACCGACCGGTCCCCGGAACGCATTTCGGGCAACATGATCAGCGGGTTGATGGTGTCACTGCCGGTGCATCTGACCGATCCGCTGGAGCGGCTGAAGGTGACCGCGCGGTCGGCGTCGATCGCCAAGGAAGATCACGAGTTGATCGGCCCGGATCTGTACTCGCGTTTCATGTCATACCTGCCGACGGCGTTGGCGCCCAGCATTTTTCGCTGGCAGGCCGCTCGCGCGGATCACAACAGGCTGATGAACGTGCCGGTGTCCAACGTGCCGGGCCCGCGCGAGCGCGGCCGCCTCGGCGGTGCGGTTGTCACCGAGATCTACTCCACGGGCGTGCTCTCATCCGGTGTCGGCATCAACATCACGGTCTGGAGCTACGTGGACCAGGTGAACATCGCCGTGCTGTCAGATGACCGCACGTTTTGCGACACCCACGAGGCCACCGACGCGATGGTCGACGCATTCGCCGAACTGCGTGCAGCCGCGGGGTTCACCGACCCGCTGACCGTTCCGCCGTCGGCGCTGCCCCGGGCCTTCGCCCCGACCGGCGTTCCCCCAAGCCCCGTCAACCCAGAATAG
- a CDS encoding LysR family transcriptional regulator, protein MDLDLRKLRYFVAVAEHQHFGRAAQQLYIAQPVLSRQIRSLESELGCALFVRTTRNVQLTPAGQVLLDEAYGLLTSVDSSIRRVHEVDRGVQRLVVGFMPGLHVSAALREFSVLHPDVELQLLPLKWWEQDAPLRDGRADVGYLRRPFDDAGLRVVAVGMESKVACLPVTHVLAGRRRLKTADLDGEDILDARTRRTSSVEEKFELIASGHGIALVPRTVAESYSRPDLVYLPVTDMAPVETCIAVAEGRRERLVADFVDAAVRMLGDTHVALAAVD, encoded by the coding sequence ATGGATCTGGACCTGCGTAAGCTGCGGTACTTCGTGGCCGTCGCCGAGCATCAGCACTTCGGCCGGGCCGCCCAACAGCTCTACATCGCCCAGCCCGTGCTCAGTCGCCAAATCCGTTCACTGGAAAGCGAACTCGGTTGCGCACTCTTCGTGCGAACCACCCGCAACGTCCAGCTGACCCCGGCGGGGCAGGTGCTGCTCGACGAGGCCTACGGCTTGCTCACCAGCGTTGACTCGTCGATTCGCCGGGTGCACGAGGTCGACCGCGGTGTGCAACGCCTGGTGGTCGGGTTCATGCCCGGGTTGCACGTCTCCGCTGCACTCCGCGAGTTCTCCGTGCTCCACCCCGATGTGGAGCTCCAGTTGCTGCCGTTGAAGTGGTGGGAGCAGGATGCCCCGCTGCGTGACGGTCGCGCGGATGTCGGGTACCTGCGCCGACCCTTCGATGACGCCGGTCTGCGTGTCGTTGCCGTGGGCATGGAATCGAAGGTCGCCTGCCTGCCGGTCACCCATGTGCTGGCCGGCCGCCGCCGGCTGAAGACCGCCGATCTCGACGGGGAGGACATCCTGGACGCGCGGACCCGTCGCACGTCCTCGGTGGAGGAGAAGTTCGAGCTCATCGCCTCCGGGCACGGGATCGCACTGGTGCCGCGTACCGTCGCCGAGTCCTACTCCCGGCCCGACCTCGTCTACCTGCCCGTCACCGACATGGCACCTGTCGAGACCTGCATCGCGGTGGCCGAGGGCAGGCGCGAGCGCCTTGTGGCGGACTTCGTCGACGCCGCGGTGCGGATGCTGGGCGACACCCACGTTGCGCTCGCGGCGGTGGATTGA
- a CDS encoding alpha/beta hydrolase, with protein MLRIPPLDVALAISDAAVRLPVVGRHFVPLGTLTAVGAFGSRVLPSVLAGLCNPGASASAKPAPVEVDSPIEWSSDSVPPMLRALSQRREFLYRSNVAYGSARGQVLDVWRRKDLPPGPAPVLVFLPGGGWVHGSRILQGYALMAELARQGWVCLSVDYRVAPQHRWPRHIQDVKAAVAWAREHAASVGGDPNFVAVAGCSAGGHLAALAGLTAGAPEFEDELAPGADTSVDAVVGIYGRYDWVDRSTREREDFVRFLEQIVVRGRLEASPEVFELASPIARIHPHAAPFLVVHGTADRIIPVEQARSFVDRLTAVSRSRVSYLELPGAGHAFDLTDGRRTGTAIAAMSDFLGQTYRDHLTGASRRAG; from the coding sequence ATGTTGCGCATCCCGCCGCTCGATGTCGCGCTGGCGATAAGCGATGCCGCTGTCCGTTTGCCGGTCGTGGGACGGCACTTCGTGCCGCTGGGCACGCTGACTGCTGTCGGCGCCTTCGGATCCCGGGTGTTGCCGTCCGTGCTGGCTGGTTTGTGCAATCCGGGAGCCTCGGCGAGTGCGAAACCGGCGCCGGTGGAGGTGGATTCCCCGATCGAGTGGTCGTCGGACAGCGTCCCGCCGATGTTGCGGGCATTGTCGCAACGGCGCGAGTTCCTCTACCGCAGCAACGTCGCCTACGGGTCCGCTCGCGGACAGGTGCTCGACGTCTGGCGGCGCAAGGATCTACCCCCGGGTCCGGCCCCGGTCCTGGTGTTCCTGCCCGGTGGAGGGTGGGTGCACGGCAGCCGGATCCTGCAGGGTTACGCGTTGATGGCGGAGCTGGCCCGGCAAGGGTGGGTGTGCCTGTCCGTTGACTACCGGGTGGCGCCGCAGCACCGCTGGCCGCGTCACATCCAGGACGTCAAAGCTGCTGTCGCCTGGGCGCGCGAGCACGCCGCCTCCGTCGGCGGCGATCCGAATTTTGTTGCGGTGGCTGGATGTTCGGCGGGCGGACATCTTGCGGCGCTGGCCGGACTGACCGCCGGAGCGCCTGAATTCGAAGACGAGCTGGCTCCCGGCGCGGACACCTCGGTGGATGCGGTGGTCGGCATCTACGGTCGCTATGACTGGGTGGACAGATCCACCAGGGAGCGTGAGGATTTCGTCCGTTTCCTGGAACAGATCGTGGTGCGTGGACGCCTCGAGGCAAGCCCGGAGGTGTTCGAGTTGGCCTCACCCATCGCCCGCATCCACCCCCACGCGGCGCCGTTCCTGGTGGTGCACGGCACCGCGGACCGGATCATTCCCGTCGAGCAGGCCAGATCGTTCGTTGACCGGCTCACCGCCGTGTCCCGCTCCAGGGTCAGTTATCTGGAATTGCCCGGTGCCGGGCACGCGTTCGATCTGACCGACGGGCGACGTACCGGCACGGCCATCGCCGCGATGAGTGACTTCCTGGGACAGACGTATCGCGATCACCTGACCGGCGCCTCGCGCCGCGCGGGGTAG
- a CDS encoding acyl-CoA dehydrogenase family protein codes for MTQASAVEVRLPGTDAFTTLLADVAVGAKDRDLNDENPFDQVAALKRAGFGVLRLPPELGGPGLTVRELFSAVIDVARADPIVAHIFRTHFWFVEERLRTVSEPASQRWLAEAAAGKIFGNAFSEKGPLAVGSLVFNTRLLPADGGLFRLNGEKYYSTGTLFSDYLTVAATTDHDSVASVIVPTDRTGVSVVDDWDGFGQRRTGTGTTVFDNVVVTPEEILVDTPYDAPPTPTVQYTSLQLYIHAVVAGVLASVVDDGVALLRSRDRSFSHALAESPVDDPLYQKLLGELASTASIARAAVLDAADAIAAANDSAVNGIPDAELAAAAQLRAAEAKVHLDAVAPEAATRLLELGGASAASRARNLDRHWRNIRTITLHNPVAHKARVIGEHLLHHTPIPANAYF; via the coding sequence ATGACTCAAGCATCCGCGGTCGAGGTCCGACTGCCAGGAACCGACGCCTTCACCACACTGCTCGCCGACGTCGCCGTCGGCGCCAAGGACCGAGATCTCAATGATGAGAATCCTTTCGATCAAGTCGCCGCACTGAAACGGGCCGGCTTCGGCGTCCTGCGGCTGCCGCCGGAGCTCGGTGGACCGGGATTGACTGTGCGCGAACTATTCTCGGCCGTCATCGACGTTGCACGAGCCGACCCGATAGTCGCGCACATCTTCCGGACTCACTTCTGGTTCGTCGAAGAACGGCTACGTACGGTGTCCGAGCCCGCATCACAGCGCTGGCTGGCCGAAGCCGCGGCGGGGAAGATCTTCGGAAACGCGTTCAGCGAGAAGGGTCCACTCGCAGTGGGCAGCCTCGTGTTCAACACCCGGTTACTGCCCGCCGACGGAGGGCTGTTCCGGCTCAACGGGGAGAAGTACTACAGCACCGGCACACTGTTTTCGGACTACCTGACGGTGGCAGCCACCACCGACCATGACTCAGTGGCGTCGGTGATCGTCCCGACCGACCGCACCGGCGTCAGCGTGGTCGACGATTGGGACGGTTTCGGACAGCGCCGGACCGGCACGGGCACTACCGTTTTCGACAACGTGGTGGTGACACCCGAAGAGATCTTGGTCGACACGCCCTATGACGCCCCGCCGACGCCGACGGTGCAGTACACCTCGCTGCAGCTGTACATCCACGCGGTGGTCGCCGGTGTCCTCGCCTCTGTGGTCGACGACGGGGTGGCGCTGTTACGCTCCCGCGACCGCAGCTTCAGCCACGCGCTGGCCGAGAGCCCAGTGGACGACCCGCTGTACCAGAAGCTGCTGGGCGAACTGGCCAGCACTGCCTCCATCGCCAGGGCAGCCGTCCTCGATGCCGCCGATGCCATTGCCGCTGCGAATGATTCGGCCGTCAACGGGATTCCCGATGCCGAGCTGGCCGCTGCCGCGCAGCTGAGGGCCGCCGAGGCCAAAGTGCATCTCGATGCCGTCGCCCCCGAAGCGGCCACCCGGTTGCTCGAACTCGGCGGGGCCAGCGCTGCCAGCCGCGCCCGCAACCTGGACCGGCACTGGCGCAACATCCGCACCATCACCTTGCACAACCCCGTCGCCCACAAGGCCCGCGTCATCGGCGAGCACCTGCTGCACCACACCCCGATCCCCGCCAACGCCTACTTCTGA
- a CDS encoding lysophospholipid acyltransferase family protein encodes MGSRDSADDAQQQAEREMAKFDPAVTEQVAKYAGALVKRYFRAEVRGLDNFPPTGAALAVSNHSGGMLTPDVLVLAPEFYRKFGYGRPMYTLAHYGVVMGPIGDLLGRVGVIEASRESAAKALHDGAVVLVFPGGDYDAYRPTFGANIIDFSGRTGYVRTALEAGVPIVPVVSIGAQESQLFLTRGNWLAKRLGLTKARMDILPFSVGFPFGLSMLIPPNLPLPSKIVTEVLEPIDITARFGDDPDIAEVDAHIRQVMQTALDGLARQRRLPILG; translated from the coding sequence ATGGGCAGCCGGGATTCTGCGGACGACGCACAACAGCAGGCCGAGCGCGAGATGGCCAAATTCGACCCGGCGGTCACCGAGCAGGTCGCCAAGTACGCCGGTGCCCTCGTCAAGCGGTACTTCCGTGCCGAAGTGCGAGGCCTCGACAACTTCCCGCCCACAGGTGCCGCACTGGCGGTGTCCAACCACTCCGGCGGCATGCTGACCCCCGACGTGTTGGTGCTGGCGCCGGAGTTCTACCGGAAATTCGGCTACGGCAGGCCCATGTACACGCTGGCGCACTACGGCGTGGTGATGGGCCCCATCGGAGATCTGCTGGGCCGCGTCGGGGTGATCGAGGCCAGTCGGGAGAGTGCCGCCAAGGCCTTGCATGACGGGGCCGTCGTGCTGGTGTTCCCCGGGGGCGACTACGACGCCTACCGGCCGACGTTCGGCGCCAACATCATCGACTTCAGCGGCCGCACCGGCTATGTCCGCACCGCATTGGAGGCCGGTGTGCCGATCGTCCCGGTCGTGTCCATCGGTGCGCAGGAGAGTCAACTTTTTCTGACCCGCGGCAACTGGCTGGCCAAACGGCTGGGGCTGACGAAGGCGCGGATGGACATCCTGCCGTTCAGCGTGGGATTCCCGTTCGGATTGTCGATGCTGATCCCGCCGAACCTGCCGTTGCCCAGCAAGATCGTCACCGAGGTCCTGGAACCGATCGACATCACCGCGCGATTCGGCGACGACCCCGACATCGCCGAGGTCGATGCCCACATCCGTCAGGTGATGCAGACCGCGCTCGACGGGCTGGCCCGCCAGCGCCGGCTGCCTATTCTGGGTTGA
- a CDS encoding SixA phosphatase family protein, which translates to MSDDRRTLILLRHAKSAYPDGVGDHDRPLAPRGEREAGLAGDWLRSGVVAPPVQAVLCSTATRTRQTLARTGIDAPVRFVDRLYGATPGGVISEINGVAEQFDIDVRTLLVVGHEPAMSSVALGLSGAPGTDAAAAEQISLKFPTSAIAVLRIEGAWADVQLGTAALQLFHVPR; encoded by the coding sequence ATGAGCGACGACCGCCGGACGCTGATCCTGCTCCGTCACGCCAAGTCGGCGTACCCCGACGGGGTGGGTGACCACGACCGCCCGCTGGCACCCCGCGGCGAGCGGGAGGCCGGCCTGGCCGGTGACTGGCTGCGCAGCGGCGTCGTCGCACCGCCGGTACAAGCGGTGCTGTGTTCCACCGCGACCCGGACCCGGCAGACCCTGGCCCGAACCGGCATCGACGCGCCGGTCCGCTTCGTCGACCGGTTGTACGGTGCGACGCCGGGCGGGGTGATCAGCGAGATCAACGGCGTCGCCGAGCAGTTCGACATCGACGTGCGCACCCTGTTGGTGGTCGGGCACGAACCGGCGATGTCATCGGTGGCTCTCGGATTGTCCGGCGCGCCCGGCACCGACGCGGCCGCCGCCGAGCAGATCTCACTGAAATTCCCCACCTCGGCCATCGCGGTGCTCCGAATCGAGGGGGCGTGGGCGGATGTGCAGCTCGGCACCGCCGCGTTGCAGTTGTTCCACGTGCCGCGCTGA